Genomic window (Mycolicibacterium smegmatis):
ACCAACTGGGCGCGCTCGAGGGTGATCAACCCGCGCGGCACCATCTCGACGGCCTGCTCGGCGAGCGCCGCGATCGTCGCGGCGGTGTCGACCGCCGCGACCGCCACTGCCGGATCCTCTGACATGGTCAGCGTCTCGTCGGTACGTATCTGCCTGCTCGGGCCGAAGCCGGCCGCCCCGCGCAGCATCACGCTGGTGGCGACGCCGGCATCGCCGTACAGGTCGAACAGCGCGTCGGCGGCGAACCGGTCGCCGTGGCGTTGGCGTTCACCGAAGTACCCGGTGAGTTTCAGATAGTCCGCAGTGGTCACAGCCGACCTCCCAGGAACACGCCCAGCCCGGCTGCGGCCAATCCGAGCACCACGCTCACCACGAGGTTGGCCACCACCGATCGAATCTGGCGTTCCTCGCCGAGGCGCTGTGTCTCCAGCATCCACGTCGAGAACGTGGTGTAGGACCCGACGAAACCGGTGCCCACCACCAGCGCAACATTCGCGGGCAGCGCCAGACCGCCGAGGAATCCGAGCAGCAGCGCACCGCTGACGTTCACTGCGAGGGTGCCGTACGGAAAACCACCGGGCGTCCGCGCCGACACCGTCCGGTCGACCAGGAACCGGCATACCGCACCGAGGCCGCCCAGGAGCGCGACGCCCGTCCACACCAGGACCGTCACCGCAGCACCCGCGCTCTGCGCACCAGCGCCGTGGCACCCGCGACCGCGACCACGCCGGCCGCGAGGCTGGCCGCGGTGTACCCGGCCGCCAGGCCGACGTGGCCGTGCTCGATCATGCCGATGGTCTCGACCTGCATGGTGGAGAACGTCGTCAACCCGCCGCAGAACCCGGTGCCCAGCAGCGGCCTGCGGTAGCTCGACACCGGCAGCCGCTCCAGCAGCCGGGTGGTGAAGTAGCCCAGCAGGAACGCGCCCACGATGTTCACCGCGAACGTCGGCCACGGCCACCGGCCGGGATCCGGCGCCATGAGCGTCTCCAGACCGGCGCGGGCCAGCGTGCCCAGGGCTCCGCCGACGAACACCGCGGCCAACTCACGTGGGTCGTGGCGGGTCATAGATCAAAAGTATGGCCGCAACACCCCAACCGCGCGGCGACGCCGCGGCGCAGAGAGCAGAATCGGAAACATGTCAGCCAATCCGCGCGCAGGTCAACCCGCACAGCCCGAGGATCTCATCGACGTCGCCCACGTGGTGACGGCGTACTACACCAGACGGCCCGATCCGGAGGACGTCGCGCAGCAGGTGGCGTTCGGGACCTCGGGACACCGCGGGTCCAGTCTCGACACGGCGTTCAACGAGGCCCACATCCTGGCCACCACGCAGGCGATCGTCGAATACCGCGCGGCGCAGGGCATCACCGGCCCGCTGTTCATCGGCCGCGACACCCACGCCCTGTCGGAGCCCGCATGGGCCTCCGCATTGGAAGTGCTGGCCGCCAACGACGTTGTGGCGATGATCGATTCGGGTGACCGCTACACACCCACGCCCGCGGTCAGCCACGCGATCCTCACATTCAACCGGGGCCGCGAGGGCGATCTCGCCGACGGCATCGTCGTCACCCCGTCGCACAACCCGCCGCGCGACGGCGGCTTCAAGTACAACCCGCCCAACGGCGGGCCCGCCGACAGCGACGCGACCTCCGTCATCGCCAAGCGGGCCAACGTGATCCTGGCCGACAACCTCAAAGCCGTGAAACGCATGCCGCTGGCGCGCGCGCTGCAGACCGTGCACCGCTACGACTACCTCGACGCCTACGTCGCCGACCTGCCCAATGTGGTGAACCTGCACGCGATCCGTGCCGAGGGCGTCCGCATCGGGGCCGACCCGCTCGGCGGCGCGAGCGTGGACTACTGGGGCGCGATCGCCGAACGCCACCAGATCGACCTGACCGTGGTCAACCCGCTCGTCGACGCCACGTGGCGATTCATGACGCTCGACACCGACGGCAAGATCCGCATGGACTGCAGCTCGCCCAACGCGATGGCCTCGCTGATCGCCAACCGTGACGCCTACCAGATCGCCACCGGCAACGACGCCGACTCCGACCGGCACGGCATCGTCACGCCCGACGGCGGGCTGCTCAACCCGAACCACTACCTCGCCGTCGCGATCGACTACCTCTACACCCACCGGCCCGACTGGCCGCAGAGCACCGCCGTCGGCAAGACCGCGGTGAGTTCCTCGATCATCGACCGCGTGGTCGCCGGGCTCGAACGCAAGCTGGTCGAGGTGCCGGTGGGCTTCAAGTGGTTCGTCGACGGTCTGGTCGGCGGCAGCATCGGCTTCGGTGGCGAGGAGAGCGCGGGCGCGTCGTTCCTGCGCACCGACGGCACGGTGTGGACCACCGACAAGGACGGCATCATCCTCGCGCTGCTCGCGTCGGAGATCCTCGCGGTGACAGGGAAGACGCCGTCGCAGCGGTACGCCGAACTCGCCGAACAGTACGGCGCACCCACCTACGCGCGCATCGACGCGCCCGCCGACCGTGAGCAGAAGGCGCGGCTGTCCAAGCTCTCGCCCGAGCAGGTCACCGCCACCGAGTTGGCCGGTGAACCGATCACCGCGAAGCTCACGGCCGCGCCGGGCAACGGCGCCGCGCTCGGCGGCCTGAAGGTGACGACGGAGAACGCGTGGTTTGCCGCGCGGCCGTCGGGCACCGAGGACGTCTACAAGATCTACGCCGAGTCCTTCAAGGGCCCCGAGCACCTCGCGGAGGTGCAGCAGGCCGCCAAGGACGTGGTGAATACAGTCATCGGGTGAGCTCCTGTCCTGCGGAGGGCGACTGTTCGGCGCCCGAGAAGCCCAAGCTGCCCGGTGAAGTCTGGGTTCTGATCGTCGCGAACGCGGTCATCGCCCTGGGTTACGGCGTGGTGGCACCCGTACTTCCGCAGTATGCGCGCCATTTCGGGGTGAGCATCAGCGCGGCGACGTTCGTCATCACCGCGTTCGCGCTGATGCGGCTGTGTTTCGCCCCGGCGACCGGCGTGCTGATCCAGCGGCTGGGGGAGCGGCGGATCTACGTCAACGGCCTGGTGATCGTCGCGCTGTCGACAGGGGCGTGCGCGTTCGCGCAGACGTACTGGCAGTTGCTGCTGTTCCGCTCGCTCGGCGGGATCGGGTCGACCATGTTCTTCGTGTCGGCGCTCGGGCTGATGATCCGCATCAGTCCCGAGGACGCCCGGGGCCGCGTCGCGGGCATGTTCTCGTCGGCGTTCCTCGTCGGGTCGGTCGGCGGCCCGGTCCTCGGCAGCCTCACCGCCGGTCTGGGACTCAGCGCGCCGTTCCTCATCTACGGCGCGGCGTTGCTGGTCGCCGCCGCTGTGGTGTTCATCAGCCTGCGCCATTCGTCGCTGGCCGCACCCGCACCCGACGACGGGCCCAAGGTGACGGTGCGCGCGGCGCTGCGCAACGGCGCTTACCGGGCCGCGCTGGTGTCCAACCTCGCCACTGGGTGGTCGGCGTTCGGGCTGCGGATCGCGCTGGTGCCGTTGTTCATCGCCGAGGTGCTGCACCGAGGGCCCGGCATCGCGGGTCTCGCGCTGGCCACCTTCGCGATCGGCAACGTCGGCGCCGTGATCCCCAGCGGCTATCTGTCCGACCGGGTGGGGCGCCGTGTGCTGCTCATCATCGGCCTGACCGCGGCCGGGATCTCGACCGCGGTGGTCGGCCTCACCGACGGGCTGCCGATGTTCCTCGCGGCCGCGTTGGTCGCCGGTTTCGCGACGGGCATCTTCACCGCACCGCAGCAGGCCGCCGTCGCCGACATCATCGGCAACAAGGCCCGCGGCGGCACCGCGGTGGCGACGTTCCAGATGATGGCCGACGTCGGTTCCATCGGCGGGTCGCTGCTGGTGGGCCTGATCGCGCAGTACCTGTCGTTCTCGTGGGCATTCGTGATCAGCGGCGTCATCCTGCTGCTCGCCGCACTGTGCTGGACGTTCGCGCCGGAGACCCGGCCACGCCCGTCCGCCGAGCACACCCCGGCGCGGCCGCTGGGGCCCGAAGCCGGCGGAGAGGTGCCCTGACCAGCCATTTTGTATTGCCTGGCACCTGTGGTGTACCTTCGTTGAGCACGACATCAGGGGCTATGGCGCAGTTGGTAGCGCACCACACTGGCAGTG
Coding sequences:
- the crcB gene encoding fluoride efflux transporter CrcB produces the protein MTVLVWTGVALLGGLGAVCRFLVDRTVSARTPGGFPYGTLAVNVSGALLLGFLGGLALPANVALVVGTGFVGSYTTFSTWMLETQRLGEERQIRSVVANLVVSVVLGLAAAGLGVFLGGRL
- the pgm gene encoding phosphoglucomutase (alpha-D-glucose-1,6-bisphosphate-dependent), producing MSANPRAGQPAQPEDLIDVAHVVTAYYTRRPDPEDVAQQVAFGTSGHRGSSLDTAFNEAHILATTQAIVEYRAAQGITGPLFIGRDTHALSEPAWASALEVLAANDVVAMIDSGDRYTPTPAVSHAILTFNRGREGDLADGIVVTPSHNPPRDGGFKYNPPNGGPADSDATSVIAKRANVILADNLKAVKRMPLARALQTVHRYDYLDAYVADLPNVVNLHAIRAEGVRIGADPLGGASVDYWGAIAERHQIDLTVVNPLVDATWRFMTLDTDGKIRMDCSSPNAMASLIANRDAYQIATGNDADSDRHGIVTPDGGLLNPNHYLAVAIDYLYTHRPDWPQSTAVGKTAVSSSIIDRVVAGLERKLVEVPVGFKWFVDGLVGGSIGFGGEESAGASFLRTDGTVWTTDKDGIILALLASEILAVTGKTPSQRYAELAEQYGAPTYARIDAPADREQKARLSKLSPEQVTATELAGEPITAKLTAAPGNGAALGGLKVTTENAWFAARPSGTEDVYKIYAESFKGPEHLAEVQQAAKDVVNTVIG
- the crcB gene encoding fluoride efflux transporter CrcB → MTRHDPRELAAVFVGGALGTLARAGLETLMAPDPGRWPWPTFAVNIVGAFLLGYFTTRLLERLPVSSYRRPLLGTGFCGGLTTFSTMQVETIGMIEHGHVGLAAGYTAASLAAGVVAVAGATALVRRARVLR
- a CDS encoding MFS transporter, producing MSSCPAEGDCSAPEKPKLPGEVWVLIVANAVIALGYGVVAPVLPQYARHFGVSISAATFVITAFALMRLCFAPATGVLIQRLGERRIYVNGLVIVALSTGACAFAQTYWQLLLFRSLGGIGSTMFFVSALGLMIRISPEDARGRVAGMFSSAFLVGSVGGPVLGSLTAGLGLSAPFLIYGAALLVAAAVVFISLRHSSLAAPAPDDGPKVTVRAALRNGAYRAALVSNLATGWSAFGLRIALVPLFIAEVLHRGPGIAGLALATFAIGNVGAVIPSGYLSDRVGRRVLLIIGLTAAGISTAVVGLTDGLPMFLAAALVAGFATGIFTAPQQAAVADIIGNKARGGTAVATFQMMADVGSIGGSLLVGLIAQYLSFSWAFVISGVILLLAALCWTFAPETRPRPSAEHTPARPLGPEAGGEVP